The following coding sequences are from one Leptospira mayottensis 200901116 window:
- a CDS encoding M23 family metallopeptidase produces MEKEIRKRLDRVKEKGHQRLTVLLIPHGFDKSFHFQISVFTIFFLFSLLVTILGIAVFGIVKYNNTRKQINALAQVYGKYFDEYIEYSKQLEGVEDDFLALTENLEEIYSLIDGHGDEILKLPDESDIETIALAELKTEESVDKDLMLGRSYLSEIYGYRTARVYMDKHRPLMDSIYDFLNLRYDVMDAIPFGEPLYSYNLTSYFGTRRSPTTGYMEYHDGIDLANVPGTPIYATGNGRIHRVVYSNRGYGNHIVIQHANGYFSLFGHCTKIFVKDGQQIRKGNLIATVGSTGNVTGPHLHYEVWIGESNRTDPIEYLKVPVY; encoded by the coding sequence ATGGAAAAAGAAATCCGCAAACGATTGGATCGGGTTAAGGAGAAAGGGCATCAAAGATTAACGGTGCTTCTCATTCCTCACGGTTTTGATAAGTCATTTCATTTTCAAATTTCAGTTTTTACGATTTTCTTTTTATTCAGTCTTTTGGTTACCATTTTGGGAATTGCGGTTTTCGGAATCGTAAAATATAACAATACAAGAAAACAAATCAACGCCTTAGCTCAAGTTTATGGGAAATACTTCGACGAATACATTGAATATTCAAAACAACTTGAGGGAGTCGAGGACGACTTCCTTGCACTTACGGAGAATTTAGAGGAAATTTACTCTCTCATAGATGGGCATGGCGACGAGATATTGAAACTTCCCGATGAGTCAGATATCGAAACGATTGCACTCGCAGAACTGAAGACGGAAGAGTCGGTGGATAAGGATCTCATGTTGGGTAGAAGTTATCTTTCCGAAATTTATGGATATCGTACCGCGCGAGTTTACATGGACAAACATCGTCCTTTAATGGATAGCATTTACGATTTTTTAAACCTCAGATATGACGTTATGGACGCGATTCCTTTCGGGGAACCTTTGTATTCTTATAATCTCACTTCTTACTTTGGGACTAGGCGATCGCCTACTACTGGTTATATGGAATATCACGACGGGATCGATCTCGCGAACGTTCCGGGAACTCCAATTTATGCGACCGGTAATGGAAGAATTCATCGAGTTGTCTATTCGAATCGCGGTTACGGAAATCATATCGTGATTCAACATGCAAATGGTTATTTTTCTCTCTTCGGGCATTGTACGAAAATATTCGTGAAAGACGGACAACAAATTCGAAAAGGAAATCTGATCGCAACGGTCGGTTCCACTGGAAACGTAACCGGGCCGCATTTACACTATGAAGTATGGATTGGAGAATCCAATCGTACGGATCCTATAGAATACCTCAAAGTTCCCGTTTATTGA
- a CDS encoding GDP-mannose 4,6-dehydratase: MKCLITGAAGFVGSYLLKELKESYTDFLGIGIQPGPDIGKDPELPQSYRFVVCDIRNVDQVHSVIREFSPNTVFHLAAQPFVPRAVEDPGETLEINVQGTLNLLESLRSLKKRVRFIYISSSDVYGNVPESCLPVQESVVPAPLNPYSSSKFCAEIYCLQYHRWIPELEVVIARPFNHTGPKQSPNFVVPNFCFQVLEALKRPESERKILVGDLLSTRDFLDVRDVVRAYRILSEKGKPGEIYNICSGKEIVIRDVLDKVISASGRKIPVEVDSSRFRPAEMKRLFGNKDKLQKLGWVPNFDLSNTIQDVYHWYQTI; the protein is encoded by the coding sequence ACCGATTTTTTAGGGATTGGAATTCAACCGGGTCCCGATATTGGAAAGGATCCTGAACTTCCTCAATCGTATCGATTTGTTGTCTGTGATATACGAAATGTAGACCAGGTTCATTCTGTCATCCGTGAGTTTTCACCAAACACAGTCTTTCATCTTGCCGCACAACCCTTTGTTCCTAGAGCGGTAGAGGATCCGGGTGAAACGCTAGAAATCAACGTGCAAGGAACGTTGAATCTATTAGAATCTCTGCGTTCCTTGAAAAAGAGAGTTCGTTTTATTTACATTTCTTCTTCCGATGTATATGGAAACGTTCCGGAATCTTGTCTCCCCGTTCAAGAGTCCGTTGTTCCGGCTCCGCTGAATCCGTATTCTTCCTCGAAGTTTTGTGCGGAAATTTATTGTCTGCAATATCATCGATGGATTCCCGAGCTTGAAGTTGTGATCGCTAGACCATTTAATCATACAGGTCCAAAACAAAGTCCTAATTTTGTGGTTCCTAATTTTTGTTTTCAGGTTTTAGAAGCTTTGAAACGTCCTGAATCCGAAAGAAAAATTTTAGTCGGGGATTTATTGTCTACAAGAGATTTTTTGGATGTAAGAGACGTTGTGCGTGCATATAGAATCCTTTCCGAAAAGGGAAAACCCGGAGAAATTTACAATATTTGCTCCGGTAAAGAAATTGTAATTCGAGACGTTTTGGATAAGGTTATTTCTGCTTCCGGTCGGAAGATTCCGGTGGAAGTGGATTCTTCTCGTTTTCGTCCTGCGGAAATGAAACGCCTTTTCGGAAACAAAGATAAACTTCAAAAACTAGGTTGGGTACCTAATTTCGATTTATCGAATACGATTCAAGACGTTTATCATTGGTATCAAACAATTTGA
- a CDS encoding suppressor of fused domain protein gives MTHFTEPKVIYQEANPYGTFTAYLEDDGRTVYLYLQGEQNPEFGIKSVWVCNRVEAPDKRSVEDLSNGLAPLLLYSEVNEPKPHPALEEKELYFIWTEEGDGVALFYKETLIAFLPSWSGTKGFHGYSFHAKIEALTAYPLGNTDFGIIPDRVRASRDFWEARSKQGTWKEIQEKRLSFLESKFGKHNKYWSADGGKYPQLGIARFQSEKFPEILIYSTIGMSAQNMPTVELFHKDYEDYARIELILAVKIGSEGLERSESWVPHLIGELIRFPWNMAKWFGHGHTITMSRKDPEALYMNFTSILFRDFKSFTSLLNAPDLSGFVSENGKQVRFLTLLPVSEEEKEYAQKDGIQSFNRMWDEKGFSWYHNAERQAFI, from the coding sequence ATGACTCATTTTACCGAACCTAAAGTAATTTATCAAGAAGCTAATCCGTACGGAACATTTACCGCGTATTTGGAGGATGACGGAAGAACCGTTTATCTTTATCTTCAAGGGGAGCAGAATCCGGAATTCGGAATCAAATCTGTATGGGTTTGTAATCGAGTGGAAGCTCCTGATAAAAGAAGTGTGGAAGATCTTTCGAATGGCTTGGCACCACTTCTTCTTTATTCTGAAGTAAACGAGCCGAAGCCTCATCCCGCTTTAGAAGAGAAGGAACTTTATTTTATCTGGACAGAAGAAGGAGATGGGGTCGCTCTTTTTTACAAAGAAACTTTAATTGCGTTTCTTCCTTCTTGGTCAGGTACCAAAGGTTTCCATGGATACTCGTTTCATGCGAAGATAGAAGCACTTACGGCGTATCCTTTGGGCAACACTGATTTTGGAATTATTCCCGATCGAGTGCGGGCGTCTCGAGATTTTTGGGAAGCACGTTCTAAACAAGGAACCTGGAAAGAAATTCAAGAGAAGAGGCTTTCATTTTTAGAATCCAAATTCGGTAAACACAATAAGTATTGGTCTGCGGATGGAGGAAAGTATCCGCAACTCGGAATTGCCCGTTTTCAATCGGAAAAGTTTCCCGAAATTTTAATCTATTCTACGATCGGAATGAGCGCGCAGAACATGCCTACGGTCGAACTCTTTCATAAAGATTATGAGGACTATGCAAGAATCGAGCTGATTCTCGCCGTTAAAATCGGCTCGGAAGGATTGGAAAGGTCCGAATCCTGGGTTCCTCATTTGATCGGTGAATTGATTCGTTTTCCTTGGAATATGGCAAAGTGGTTTGGTCATGGGCATACAATCACTATGTCGAGAAAGGATCCTGAAGCTCTTTATATGAATTTTACTTCCATTCTCTTTCGAGATTTCAAAAGTTTTACTTCTTTATTGAATGCGCCGGATCTTTCGGGATTCGTCTCTGAAAATGGAAAACAAGTTCGATTTTTAACTTTATTACCTGTATCTGAAGAAGAAAAAGAATACGCACAAAAAGATGGAATTCAATCTTTTAACCGGATGTGGGACGAAAAAGGATTTTCTTGGTATCACAACGCGGAAAGACAAGCTTTTATATAA
- a CDS encoding PP2C family protein-serine/threonine phosphatase has translation MRNILLLFISLILLSIVLLVGVLQTSSETLKPPFYYYPNGIIIQSNEEFPNILGKKVDLLELEIAVKMAESGKSYENGIHVYGKGVSETIPVILAPKSYYSVIQEFTRDILISLLYLSVAIWFFFYTRDLYMLLLFGSLSCLSLFNFFLVGFHEFHFLFFFFLYFTAFVILNISFRLRGKELPIRWFAPEVIFSLIAGFVGRSQKADPHIFGILATNGVYFILFCSIICIFFLVLDSIRNLFPLQSLFKKLSLIFAFSAISILPFVSVEFSELISPDLSKLLILSAFLIFPALIIYGTFTYSIVPVQIAFSSSLTSIYLILILAGGYLLLLGMFFKFNPIATDKYLEEFNILFLCSSVYTISSINRRLSNLVDTWSFKRNDKLHSAMETISAMISAPISMRATINSLMKKVSEALDITKILVLIPADKFPRTDLKNINFIRISSNSEIWQYFATNTEVTVTTHLAYGLGIRESVYKFLHNSGVQLTYPIFNYSRGKEVSGVFLVGEKNNRKNFNLGELHFLKECTRMASMLLQNYTLLAEEVEKKRIVRDLNMASIIDKTLHVAENEHIKGTKIGFFSIPAVGISGDYLDIRKLNSNTMLLALGDVSGHGLGTGYLVSAIRGIIQNQIRKKSDLSTIFKVINSFLIERYRGSEFMTFICGEYNSQEETFEYINAGHSSPICIRKDGKLELRTETQRVLGVLPTEYKRLTIPIHPGDKLILFTDGVTETFNDNEEIFGDENFLNLLKNNHQLNPQDLTDLVLKTIQDFRGKKDPSDDISFICLEVSENTHELKGHQ, from the coding sequence GTGAGAAACATACTTTTATTATTTATCTCTCTGATTTTACTCAGTATCGTTCTCCTCGTCGGTGTTTTACAAACTTCTTCCGAAACGTTAAAACCTCCCTTTTATTATTATCCGAACGGAATAATCATTCAAAGTAACGAAGAGTTTCCGAATATTCTCGGAAAGAAAGTCGATCTTTTGGAATTGGAAATCGCTGTAAAGATGGCCGAGTCCGGAAAATCTTACGAAAACGGAATACACGTTTACGGTAAGGGTGTAAGTGAAACGATTCCGGTTATTTTAGCCCCAAAATCGTATTATTCTGTCATCCAAGAATTTACGAGAGATATTCTTATCTCTTTACTATATCTTTCCGTAGCAATTTGGTTTTTCTTTTATACGAGAGATCTCTATATGCTTTTGTTATTCGGATCTTTATCGTGTCTGAGTTTATTTAATTTCTTTCTAGTGGGATTTCACGAGTTTCACTTTTTATTTTTCTTTTTTCTCTATTTTACCGCGTTTGTGATTCTGAATATATCTTTCAGACTCAGAGGAAAGGAACTTCCGATTCGTTGGTTCGCTCCGGAAGTTATTTTTTCTTTGATCGCCGGTTTTGTAGGCAGATCACAGAAAGCGGATCCTCATATTTTTGGAATACTCGCGACCAACGGAGTTTATTTCATCTTATTCTGTTCCATAATTTGTATTTTTTTTCTCGTTTTAGATTCAATACGAAATCTTTTTCCCCTTCAGAGTTTATTCAAGAAACTAAGTCTGATTTTTGCATTCAGTGCAATTTCTATTCTTCCGTTCGTTTCCGTTGAGTTTTCGGAGCTGATTTCTCCGGACCTATCCAAACTTTTGATCCTATCCGCATTTCTGATTTTTCCTGCATTGATCATCTACGGAACCTTCACGTATTCGATTGTTCCAGTCCAAATTGCATTCAGTTCCTCCCTCACTTCAATTTATCTGATTCTAATTTTAGCGGGTGGCTATTTGCTTTTACTTGGAATGTTTTTTAAATTTAATCCGATCGCCACAGACAAATATCTGGAAGAATTCAATATTCTATTTCTTTGTTCGAGTGTTTATACGATAAGTTCGATCAATAGACGTCTTTCGAATCTAGTAGACACGTGGAGTTTTAAACGGAACGACAAATTACATTCTGCTATGGAAACGATTTCCGCAATGATCAGCGCGCCGATTTCTATGAGAGCAACTATCAACAGTCTCATGAAAAAGGTTTCAGAAGCTCTGGACATCACCAAAATTCTCGTTTTGATACCTGCGGATAAGTTTCCCAGAACCGATTTAAAAAACATTAACTTCATTCGGATCTCCTCCAATTCCGAAATATGGCAATATTTTGCGACAAATACGGAAGTCACTGTCACGACACATCTTGCCTACGGGCTCGGAATCCGAGAATCGGTTTATAAATTTCTTCATAATTCGGGAGTACAGTTAACATATCCTATCTTCAATTACTCCAGAGGAAAGGAAGTGTCGGGAGTATTTCTCGTAGGAGAAAAGAACAACCGAAAGAACTTCAATTTAGGAGAACTGCATTTTCTGAAAGAATGCACTCGAATGGCCTCTATGCTCCTTCAAAATTACACTTTATTGGCCGAAGAAGTGGAGAAAAAAAGAATCGTTCGCGACCTTAATATGGCTTCAATCATCGATAAAACTCTCCACGTGGCGGAAAACGAGCATATCAAAGGAACCAAGATCGGATTCTTTTCAATACCCGCTGTCGGAATTTCCGGAGATTATTTAGATATTCGAAAATTAAATTCAAATACGATGTTGTTGGCTTTAGGAGACGTTTCGGGACACGGATTGGGAACCGGATATTTAGTCAGCGCGATTAGAGGTATCATTCAAAATCAAATCCGAAAAAAATCGGATTTATCCACGATATTCAAAGTGATTAATTCGTTTCTTATCGAACGATACAGAGGAAGCGAGTTCATGACTTTCATCTGTGGAGAATATAATTCCCAAGAAGAAACCTTTGAGTACATCAATGCAGGTCATTCTTCTCCGATTTGTATTCGAAAAGACGGAAAATTAGAATTAAGAACTGAGACTCAAAGAGTTTTAGGTGTCTTACCAACCGAATATAAACGTCTGACAATTCCGATTCACCCGGGTGATAAATTAATTCTATTCACTGATGGAGTCACTGAAACGTTCAATGATAACGAAGAGATTTTCGGTGATGAGAATTTTTTAAATCTTTTAAAGAATAATCATCAATTGAATCCACAAGATCTAACGGATCTTGTACTAAAAACGATTCAAGACTTCCGAGGTAAAAAAGATCCTAGCGATGATATATCTTTTATCTGTCTTGAAGTGAGTGAGAACACTCACGAGTTAAAAGGACATCAGTAA
- a CDS encoding RNA polymerase sigma factor, giving the protein MDQKEFAELIDSTKHIVLSAIKKNLFDEFHDSIDDVVQETYFRAYKSLSANKFRGDSSVSTWLYTIARNESLRMNQKRSRQTALASKLKEKVILDNSIQEKEAVSIGFTDFELKDLLAILPWKYKSVLSLVGEGYKEQQIAEKLSIPEGTVKSRAFRGKQILKKFFVDK; this is encoded by the coding sequence ATGGACCAAAAAGAATTTGCCGAATTAATCGATTCGACCAAACATATCGTACTTTCGGCGATTAAAAAGAATTTATTCGACGAATTTCATGATTCCATCGACGACGTAGTACAGGAAACTTATTTTCGTGCGTACAAAAGTCTTTCCGCAAATAAGTTCCGAGGAGATTCTTCGGTAAGTACTTGGCTTTATACGATCGCAAGAAACGAGTCTTTGAGGATGAATCAAAAAAGATCGAGGCAAACTGCACTTGCGAGCAAGTTGAAAGAGAAAGTGATTTTGGACAATTCCATTCAGGAAAAAGAAGCCGTATCGATTGGTTTTACCGATTTTGAATTAAAAGATCTTTTAGCCATACTTCCATGGAAGTATAAATCGGTGTTGAGTCTTGTAGGCGAAGGATATAAGGAACAACAGATCGCCGAAAAGCTAAGCATTCCCGAAGGGACGGTAAAGTCTCGAGCGTTTCGTGGGAAACAGATACTGAAAAAATTTTTCGTAGATAAGTAG
- a CDS encoding Spy/CpxP family protein refolding chaperone: MKFLNSFVKITIAGCFFVPMVIFSQELMGLRSGVDSNLPPGRQLAPIRQLRSFGLVFGDVDTVRERFALSEKQLDEISKINEKYKQEHFKWLQKISPIEIELEGLLMESNVDLAKIRKLLVEIGRYTAEIRINQISHRLAIEKILTRDQKSKIKESSTRPEPGFPVNLFSPERIILPFQGILH; this comes from the coding sequence ATGAAATTCCTGAATTCATTTGTCAAAATTACCATTGCCGGTTGTTTTTTCGTTCCTATGGTTATTTTTTCTCAGGAATTGATGGGACTTCGTTCCGGTGTGGATTCTAATCTTCCTCCGGGCCGACAATTAGCGCCGATTCGTCAATTGAGAAGTTTCGGTTTGGTGTTCGGAGACGTAGACACCGTGAGAGAAAGATTTGCTCTTTCTGAAAAGCAATTAGATGAGATTTCGAAGATCAATGAGAAATACAAACAGGAACATTTTAAATGGCTTCAAAAAATTTCACCAATTGAAATTGAACTTGAAGGACTTTTAATGGAGTCTAACGTTGATCTTGCGAAAATTAGGAAGCTTCTCGTCGAGATAGGAAGATATACTGCTGAGATTCGAATCAATCAGATTTCGCATCGTCTTGCTATTGAAAAAATACTTACTCGGGATCAAAAATCCAAAATTAAAGAATCTTCTACTCGTCCGGAGCCCGGATTTCCCGTGAATCTTTTTTCTCCGGAGAGAATTATTCTTCCCTTTCAAGGGATCTTACATTGA
- a CDS encoding SanA/YdcF family protein, producing MFNLNFLKKPKFYTRSLFVFCVIAAPPIAIDFSFEELYFRTEKFQNHRSARFATVAIVPGASVYKNEPSAILKDRLDCALELYHQGKVKKILLSGDNGSIYYNEVKPMLLYILKNEVNEKDIFVDHAGFRTLDTLIRAKEIFQIKDLIFVSQKVYQPRAAFLANKIGLRFQAFESDRKIYTSGPFSRFREFFARTLAWIDMNLFKTNPKYLGNPFPIEESGVKTWKGSVL from the coding sequence GTGTTTAACTTAAATTTTCTCAAAAAACCTAAATTTTATACCCGAAGTCTTTTCGTCTTTTGCGTCATTGCAGCGCCCCCGATCGCAATCGATTTCAGTTTCGAAGAGTTATACTTCCGCACGGAGAAATTTCAGAATCACAGATCCGCAAGATTCGCTACAGTAGCCATAGTTCCCGGGGCTTCGGTCTACAAAAACGAACCCTCCGCCATTTTAAAAGATCGGTTGGACTGCGCTCTGGAATTGTATCATCAGGGAAAAGTAAAAAAGATTCTCCTCTCGGGAGATAACGGTTCTATTTACTATAATGAAGTAAAACCGATGTTGCTTTACATTCTTAAAAACGAAGTAAACGAAAAGGATATATTCGTCGACCATGCAGGTTTTAGAACGTTAGACACATTGATTCGTGCAAAAGAAATTTTTCAGATAAAAGATCTGATCTTTGTAAGTCAGAAAGTATATCAACCCCGGGCCGCCTTTCTTGCGAATAAAATCGGTCTTAGATTTCAAGCCTTCGAATCGGATCGAAAAATTTATACAAGTGGACCCTTCAGTAGATTCAGAGAATTTTTCGCAAGAACTCTTGCCTGGATCGACATGAACTTATTCAAGACAAATCCGAAATACCTGGGTAATCCGTTTCCAATCGAAGAAAGCGGCGTTAAAACTTGGAAAGGCTCAGTGCTTTAA
- the ligA gene encoding NAD-dependent DNA ligase LigA, whose protein sequence is MSKKKKTYQKALSEKEAKKVIAELADDIRHHQYLYYVKNQPEISDFDFDQLFRRLQDLEGEFPQLKDLNSPTLVVGSDLDKDFEKFQHKLPVLSLINTYNDDELLDWVNKTDPNELYSVEWKIDGASIVLYYENGMLKNGVTRGSGGIGDDVTDNIRTVRNIPLRLPEPITVYLRGEVFMTFKDFGEFNELSSGKYANPRNLSAGSIKQKNSADTAKRPLRIFTYDATFPGVTKKFKTHQEILSKLEKLMFPVPPDTVFVNGSKIAETIKDFKKKKDTLGFPTDGLVIKLNDISKRDAQGYTSHSPRWARAYKFDAIMKESKIVDITYAVGRTGKITPRAEIEPVNLAGTTVTFATLHNQDYIDELGVGIGAIVRVAKRGEIIPAVEEVVTPGKDVFKIPDRCPSCKTKTIKKENLVDLFCPNPDCPDRVKNGIIFYCQRKQMDIEGLGDKQIEFLYDHGYIGSIADLYDLKDQKEKLMEEEGFGEKSLAIIFNGIEHSKQKDFRFLLPSIGLPELGHKVTELLIEHGIDSIDEILSIAKDKKRIESLLEIPGIGPSTIRAFEENFSDKRILKLIDRLKNAGLKLKADPIKVADQQPFAGQSWCVTGSFENFQPRDKAMDLVVYYGGRKVSAVSSKTTHLLAGPGAGSKLEKANELGIVVYNEKQFLDLLKSLKIHFKNPI, encoded by the coding sequence ATGTCCAAGAAAAAAAAAACTTATCAGAAAGCTCTTTCGGAAAAAGAGGCAAAAAAAGTAATCGCCGAACTTGCCGATGATATTCGGCATCATCAGTATTTATATTACGTAAAAAATCAACCGGAAATATCTGATTTTGACTTCGATCAGCTCTTCAGACGACTTCAAGATCTGGAGGGAGAATTTCCACAGCTTAAAGATTTGAATAGTCCGACTTTGGTGGTTGGTTCTGACCTAGATAAGGATTTTGAAAAGTTTCAACATAAGCTTCCAGTTCTATCTCTTATCAATACTTACAACGACGACGAGTTATTGGATTGGGTTAATAAAACCGATCCGAATGAACTTTATTCCGTGGAATGGAAAATAGACGGAGCTTCGATCGTATTATATTATGAAAACGGAATGCTTAAGAACGGAGTCACTCGAGGCTCTGGAGGGATTGGAGACGACGTTACCGATAATATCCGGACGGTTCGTAATATTCCTCTTCGTCTACCGGAACCGATTACGGTTTATCTTAGAGGTGAAGTGTTTATGACTTTCAAGGACTTCGGAGAATTCAACGAACTTTCTTCCGGTAAGTACGCAAATCCCCGAAATTTATCCGCAGGGTCCATCAAACAAAAAAATTCTGCTGATACCGCAAAACGTCCTCTTCGGATTTTTACGTACGATGCAACCTTTCCGGGAGTCACAAAAAAATTCAAAACACATCAGGAAATTCTTTCCAAACTTGAAAAGCTTATGTTTCCAGTTCCCCCTGACACGGTCTTTGTGAATGGATCGAAGATCGCAGAAACGATCAAGGATTTTAAAAAGAAAAAGGATACTTTAGGATTTCCAACCGATGGACTTGTAATTAAACTTAACGACATTTCCAAAAGAGATGCACAAGGTTATACTTCTCATTCTCCTCGATGGGCGAGGGCGTATAAATTTGATGCAATCATGAAAGAGAGTAAGATCGTTGATATCACTTATGCGGTCGGCCGAACCGGAAAGATTACTCCAAGAGCCGAGATCGAGCCGGTGAATCTTGCGGGGACGACGGTTACGTTTGCGACTCTTCACAATCAAGATTATATAGATGAACTCGGGGTGGGGATCGGAGCAATCGTAAGAGTTGCAAAACGTGGAGAAATCATTCCCGCTGTGGAAGAGGTGGTTACTCCCGGCAAAGACGTTTTTAAGATTCCGGATCGTTGTCCTTCTTGTAAAACAAAAACGATCAAAAAAGAAAATTTAGTCGATCTGTTTTGTCCGAACCCGGATTGTCCTGATCGAGTGAAAAACGGGATCATCTTTTATTGTCAAAGAAAGCAGATGGATATTGAAGGGCTTGGTGATAAACAGATTGAGTTCTTATACGATCACGGTTATATCGGATCCATCGCTGACTTGTATGATCTGAAAGATCAGAAAGAGAAATTGATGGAGGAAGAAGGTTTTGGAGAGAAAAGTCTCGCCATCATTTTCAACGGGATTGAGCATTCCAAACAAAAGGATTTCCGTTTTTTACTTCCTTCGATCGGGCTTCCGGAACTCGGCCACAAAGTAACGGAATTATTGATTGAGCACGGAATTGATTCTATAGATGAGATTCTTTCTATAGCCAAGGATAAAAAAAGAATCGAATCTCTTTTGGAGATTCCGGGTATCGGACCTTCCACGATTCGAGCGTTTGAGGAGAATTTTTCCGATAAACGGATCTTAAAACTGATTGATCGTCTTAAAAATGCAGGACTTAAATTAAAAGCCGATCCAATAAAAGTCGCCGATCAACAGCCGTTTGCAGGACAGTCTTGGTGTGTTACAGGTTCTTTCGAAAATTTTCAACCTAGAGACAAAGCAATGGACTTGGTTGTCTATTATGGAGGAAGGAAAGTGAGCGCTGTAAGTTCCAAAACTACTCATCTTTTGGCTGGCCCGGGTGCTGGATCTAAGTTAGAAAAAGCGAATGAACTTGGAATTGTGGTCTACAATGAAAAACAATTTCTAGATTTGTTGAAATCTTTGAAAATTCACTTTAAGAATCCGATTTAG
- a CDS encoding thiolase C-terminal domain-containing protein, with protein sequence MNPVLLGISDSVASDFSEDYKEWSGERRVLEHYRKSIYDLLQFLEMKPETLKDILTDFVSIEPASLGKSGYGHSVRIANELGYAGFRSHLLDLGGASVTGALGQAKSILHSDTEAVVLIAAADVPKSTFRRVSDMKRLNETVCHPIYELNYGATLIAMYGLLMKRMMFENDITRKDLETITKRFRANAINNPRAYVYQQEITDKQLSRTIADPYSAPMIAIVTDHGFATLLMSEKKAKRLQLQGKIKKGIDPMYLIGVGHAAHAEYFMLKGNFATPAGRASDLAFASAGIEREDIDYAWIYDCFTGMVILQSSEYFGISKRDAMEHLKNGELRLKSGKKIKINEMGGILNYQAAMSISAATGLIDVAAHYGLYSRSVSNVQLTRPGKSLVGGNGGVDSINTVAIFSSTRSKLKPKKIKPKRLFLNQSEAKNNEIGTVYSSTTVNMNPGSFTKVPYSLALVKMKAGGYVMVNVFDLQGKLLKTDHMLQFDSSELKIVSENGFLKGILI encoded by the coding sequence ATGAATCCTGTTTTGTTAGGAATAAGTGATTCCGTTGCGTCCGATTTTTCGGAAGATTATAAAGAATGGTCGGGAGAAAGAAGAGTATTAGAACATTATAGAAAATCAATATATGATTTGCTTCAATTTCTGGAAATGAAGCCCGAAACACTCAAAGATATTCTTACTGATTTCGTCAGTATCGAACCGGCGTCTTTGGGAAAATCCGGTTACGGACATAGTGTTCGGATTGCTAACGAGCTTGGTTATGCTGGATTTCGTTCTCATCTTTTAGATTTGGGAGGAGCTAGCGTAACAGGAGCGCTCGGGCAGGCAAAAAGTATCCTTCACTCCGATACGGAAGCGGTTGTGTTGATCGCCGCCGCGGACGTTCCCAAATCCACATTTAGACGAGTTTCTGACATGAAACGTTTGAACGAAACCGTTTGTCATCCTATATATGAACTTAATTACGGAGCAACCTTGATCGCGATGTACGGACTTCTGATGAAAAGAATGATGTTTGAAAATGACATTACTCGGAAAGATCTTGAAACGATCACAAAACGATTCAGAGCGAACGCGATAAATAATCCGAGAGCGTATGTTTATCAGCAAGAAATCACGGACAAACAACTTTCCCGAACCATAGCAGATCCTTATTCTGCGCCAATGATTGCAATTGTTACAGATCATGGGTTTGCGACGCTACTCATGTCAGAAAAAAAAGCGAAAAGGCTTCAATTACAGGGAAAGATTAAAAAAGGAATCGATCCTATGTACCTTATTGGAGTCGGTCACGCCGCGCATGCGGAATACTTTATGTTGAAGGGAAATTTTGCAACTCCTGCAGGAAGAGCGAGTGATCTTGCATTCGCATCCGCGGGGATCGAAAGAGAGGATATCGATTACGCTTGGATTTATGATTGTTTTACGGGAATGGTGATTCTCCAGTCATCCGAATACTTTGGAATTTCTAAAAGGGACGCTATGGAGCATTTAAAGAATGGAGAATTACGACTCAAAAGCGGAAAAAAAATTAAAATCAACGAGATGGGTGGAATTTTAAATTACCAAGCGGCTATGTCTATATCTGCGGCGACCGGTTTGATAGACGTTGCAGCACACTACGGATTGTATTCTCGATCGGTGTCGAATGTTCAATTGACTCGGCCTGGAAAATCTTTAGTTGGCGGTAACGGAGGAGTGGATAGCATTAATACGGTTGCTATTTTTTCCTCGACACGTTCCAAGCTCAAACCGAAGAAAATAAAACCGAAACGTCTTTTTCTCAATCAAAGCGAAGCCAAGAACAACGAAATCGGAACTGTTTATTCTTCAACTACTGTAAATATGAATCCGGGTTCCTTTACAAAGGTACCTTATTCGTTGGCTCTCGTGAAGATGAAAGCAGGGGGATATGTAATGGTTAACGTATTTGACCTTCAAGGAAAACTTTTAAAAACGGATCATATGTTGCAATTCGATTCTTCGGAATTAAAAATCGTAAGTGAAAATGGTTTTTTGAAAGGAATTTTAATTTAG